Proteins from a genomic interval of Rhodothermus marinus:
- a CDS encoding plastocyanin/azurin family copper-binding protein, translating into MMRRSLLLVGLVLLALRVQAEPVKEIVIEPVGDELKFKVTEFTVAPGETVRLIFKNTAKVMPHNVVVLNTDSPNVVNRVGTAAISDPDYVPDDPAILAYTKVAQPGETVEVTFKAPDKPGRYRYVCTFPGHYTLMQGVMVVSGKATS; encoded by the coding sequence ATGATGCGTCGTAGCCTGTTGTTGGTGGGCCTGGTGCTCCTGGCACTCCGGGTCCAGGCCGAGCCGGTCAAAGAGATCGTGATCGAGCCGGTCGGCGACGAGCTGAAGTTCAAGGTGACCGAGTTCACGGTCGCGCCGGGCGAGACCGTGCGGCTCATCTTCAAGAACACGGCGAAGGTGATGCCGCACAACGTGGTCGTGCTGAACACCGACAGTCCGAACGTGGTGAACCGGGTGGGCACGGCCGCCATCTCGGACCCGGACTACGTGCCGGACGATCCGGCCATTCTGGCCTACACGAAGGTGGCCCAGCCTGGCGAGACCGTGGAGGTGACCTTCAAGGCGCCGGACAAACCCGGCCGCTACCGTTACGTCTGCACCTTCCCCGGACACTACACCCTGATGCAGGGCGTGATGGTCGTCTCCGGAAAGGCCACCAGCTGA
- a CDS encoding Uma2 family endonuclease translates to MAETVTRYRFTVEEFHRMGEAGIFQEDDRLELIEGELVRMSPVGSRHAACVKRLVDLFLPLQAGRKVLLGVQDPVRLDDRTEVYPDVSLLRWQSDYYASGHPGPEAVLLVVEVSETSLAYDREVKVPLYARAGVPEVWVVDVEGQALWVHRLPEGEAYREVWRLEAGEEVAPEAFPEHRLRVQDILGIS, encoded by the coding sequence ATGGCCGAAACGGTCACGCGCTATCGGTTCACGGTGGAGGAATTTCATCGGATGGGCGAAGCGGGTATCTTTCAGGAAGATGACCGCCTTGAACTGATCGAAGGCGAACTGGTCCGGATGAGTCCCGTCGGAAGCCGTCACGCCGCCTGTGTCAAGCGGCTGGTCGATCTCTTTCTGCCGCTTCAGGCAGGCCGAAAGGTTTTGCTTGGCGTTCAGGATCCCGTGCGTCTGGATGATCGGACGGAGGTGTATCCGGACGTGTCGTTGTTGCGGTGGCAGTCGGACTACTACGCGTCGGGTCATCCGGGTCCGGAGGCGGTGTTGCTGGTGGTGGAGGTGTCGGAGACGTCGCTGGCCTATGATCGGGAGGTGAAGGTGCCACTTTATGCACGGGCGGGTGTGCCGGAGGTGTGGGTGGTGGATGTGGAGGGTCAGGCGTTGTGGGTGCACCGGTTGCCGGAGGGGGAGGCTTACCGGGAGGTCTGGCGACTGGAGGCCGGGGAGGAAGTGGCGCCGGAGGCGTTTCCGGAGCACCGGCTGCGGGTACAGGACATCCTGGGGATTTCCTGA
- a CDS encoding Uma2 family endonuclease: MAELLTRYRFTVEEFHRMGEVGIFREDDRLELIEGELVRMSPVGSRHAACVARLTRLFVPLQERAIVWVQNPVRLDDRTEVYPDVSLLRWRSDYYASGHPGPEAVLLVVEVSETSLAYDREVKVPLYARAGVPEVWVVDVEGQVLWVHRLPEGEAYREVWRLEPGEEVAPEAFPAHRLRVQDILGIS; the protein is encoded by the coding sequence ATGGCGGAGCTGCTGACGCGCTATCGGTTCACGGTGGAGGAGTTTCACCGGATGGGCGAGGTGGGTATCTTTCGGGAGGATGATCGTCTGGAGCTAATCGAAGGCGAGCTGGTCCGGATGAGTCCCGTCGGAAGCCGCCACGCCGCCTGTGTTGCCCGCCTGACGCGGCTCTTTGTGCCGTTGCAGGAGCGGGCCATTGTCTGGGTACAGAATCCCGTGCGTCTGGATGATCGGACGGAGGTGTATCCGGACGTGTCGTTGTTGCGGTGGCGGTCGGACTACTACGCGTCGGGCCATCCGGGTCCGGAGGCGGTGTTGCTGGTGGTGGAGGTATCGGAGACGTCGCTGGCCTATGATCGGGAGGTGAAGGTGCCACTTTATGCACGGGCGGGTGTGCCGGAGGTGTGGGTGGTGGATGTGGAAGGGCAGGTGTTGTGGGTGCACCGGTTGCCGGAGGGGGAGGCTTACCGGGAGGTCTGGCGGCTGGAGCCCGGTGAAGAGGTAGCACCGGAGGCGTTTCCGGCGCATCGGCTGCGGGTACAGGACATCCTGGGGATTTCGTAA
- a CDS encoding DUF72 domain-containing protein, producing MNGRAWIGTSGWAYRHWRGVLYPEEVPSNQWFSYYAREFDTVELNNTFYHLPRPATVQRWHDLAPPGFRFAVKASRLITHQRRLRDCTEPLQTFFETMTPLQEHFGPVLYQLPPGLHADLERLEAFTALLPEGHLHVFEFRHRSWFTEAVHNFLLEQELIFCIHDWSRLDVPHWTTGPAVYVRFHGTTGRYAGGYDEATLREWANRIRYWLDEGRDVYVYFNNDIDGHAVQNARTLKSLLASG from the coding sequence ATGAACGGACGCGCCTGGATCGGTACCTCAGGCTGGGCTTATCGTCACTGGCGCGGCGTGCTTTATCCGGAAGAGGTGCCTTCGAATCAGTGGTTCAGCTACTACGCCCGCGAGTTCGACACCGTCGAACTTAACAACACGTTCTACCATCTCCCCCGCCCCGCTACCGTGCAGCGCTGGCACGATCTGGCCCCGCCAGGCTTTCGCTTTGCCGTCAAGGCCAGTCGCCTGATCACGCACCAGCGACGCCTGCGCGACTGCACCGAGCCGCTGCAGACGTTCTTTGAAACCATGACGCCCTTGCAGGAACACTTCGGGCCGGTGCTCTACCAGCTTCCACCCGGCCTGCACGCCGACCTGGAGCGTCTGGAGGCATTCACCGCGCTGCTCCCCGAGGGACATCTGCACGTCTTTGAGTTTCGCCATCGGAGCTGGTTCACCGAAGCTGTCCATAACTTCCTATTGGAGCAGGAGCTGATCTTCTGCATCCACGACTGGTCCCGGCTCGACGTGCCGCACTGGACGACCGGTCCGGCCGTCTACGTGCGCTTCCATGGCACGACCGGACGTTACGCGGGCGGCTACGACGAAGCCACCCTCCGGGAATGGGCCAACCGCATCCGCTACTGGCTGGACGAAGGCCGCGACGTGTACGTGTACTTCAACAACGATATCGACGGCCATGCCGTGCAGAACGCCCGCACGCTGAAAAGCCTGCTCGCCTCCGGATGA
- a CDS encoding cold-shock protein — MSQGTVKWFSAEKGYGFIQQDGGGEDVFVHRTAVAGLGYGEELRKGERLSFEIRRTPKGLQAVNVKRLDV, encoded by the coding sequence ATGTCTCAGGGTACCGTCAAGTGGTTCAGCGCCGAAAAAGGCTACGGCTTCATCCAGCAGGATGGCGGGGGCGAAGATGTCTTTGTGCACCGGACGGCTGTGGCCGGGCTGGGCTACGGCGAAGAGCTGCGCAAGGGCGAGCGGCTGAGCTTTGAGATCCGTCGCACGCCCAAAGGACTTCAGGCCGTGAACGTCAAGCGGCTGGACGTGTAA
- the murA gene encoding UDP-N-acetylglucosamine 1-carboxyvinyltransferase translates to MDKLVIEGGRPLRGTIPISGSKNTALMLMAGAVLADGVTVLENIPHLRDITTFSHVLRIAGASVRFDPETHVMHIDATRIDFPEAPYELVKQMRASFYMLGALLGRCGRARVSLPGGCAWGPRPVNLHLEGLRAFGAEIELDRGYVVARAPGGRLRGGRFRLEPPSVGATVNLLLGAVTAHGSSRIENAALEPDVVVFGRALQQMGARIEGLGTRTIEVEGVDALHPVTFRNCPDRIELGTFMIAAAIAGTPGDTIYLTGAEPSHLGEAFLEAFRQTGAAFTFDGDTVAVTVPERLQAVSIETAPYPGFPTDLQAQWTVLLSQAEGAGFVRDTVYPDRFKHVPELMRMGLQARVEGNTVYLEGPQRLQGAHVMSTDLRGSVSLVLAGLVAEGETHVLRVYHLDRGYENLEGKLSAAGIAIRRESYDEFATPTPESAEEN, encoded by the coding sequence ATGGATAAACTGGTCATCGAAGGCGGCCGTCCGCTTCGGGGCACGATCCCGATCAGCGGTTCGAAGAACACGGCGCTCATGCTCATGGCCGGGGCCGTGCTGGCCGACGGCGTCACCGTGCTGGAAAACATCCCGCACCTGCGCGACATCACCACGTTCTCCCACGTGCTGCGCATTGCGGGGGCCTCGGTGCGGTTCGATCCGGAAACGCACGTCATGCACATCGATGCCACGCGCATCGACTTTCCCGAGGCCCCTTACGAGCTGGTCAAGCAGATGCGGGCGTCGTTCTACATGCTGGGCGCGCTGCTGGGCCGCTGCGGACGGGCGCGCGTGTCGCTGCCGGGCGGTTGCGCCTGGGGTCCGCGCCCGGTCAACCTGCACCTGGAGGGACTGCGCGCCTTCGGGGCCGAGATCGAGCTGGACCGGGGCTACGTGGTGGCCCGCGCACCCGGCGGACGACTGCGCGGGGGGCGTTTTCGGCTCGAGCCGCCCAGCGTCGGCGCCACGGTCAACCTGCTGCTGGGAGCCGTCACGGCCCACGGCAGCTCCCGCATCGAAAACGCCGCGCTGGAACCCGACGTGGTCGTCTTTGGCCGGGCCCTGCAACAGATGGGCGCCCGCATCGAAGGACTCGGCACACGCACGATCGAGGTGGAAGGCGTCGATGCCCTGCATCCCGTCACGTTCCGCAACTGTCCTGATCGTATCGAACTGGGCACCTTCATGATCGCAGCCGCCATCGCGGGCACGCCCGGCGACACGATCTACCTGACCGGCGCCGAGCCCTCTCATCTGGGCGAAGCGTTTCTGGAGGCGTTCCGCCAGACCGGTGCCGCGTTCACCTTCGACGGCGACACGGTGGCCGTCACCGTGCCCGAACGGCTGCAGGCCGTTTCCATCGAGACGGCGCCCTATCCGGGCTTCCCGACCGACCTGCAGGCGCAGTGGACCGTTCTGCTCTCACAGGCCGAAGGCGCCGGCTTCGTGCGGGATACAGTCTATCCTGATCGCTTCAAGCACGTCCCCGAACTCATGCGCATGGGGCTGCAGGCCCGGGTCGAAGGCAATACAGTTTATCTGGAAGGGCCGCAGCGTCTGCAGGGCGCGCATGTGATGAGCACCGACCTGCGCGGCAGCGTCTCGCTGGTGCTGGCAGGTCTGGTGGCCGAAGGCGAAACGCACGTGCTGCGTGTCTACCACCTCGACCGCGGCTACGAAAATCTCGAAGGCAAGCTCTCGGCTGCCGGCATTGCCATCCGTCGCGAAAGCTACGACGAATTCGCCACCCCCACTCCCGAATCGGCCGAGGAAAACTGA
- a CDS encoding cysteine desulfurase family protein, whose amino-acid sequence MQKPQIIYLDHAATTPLDPRVLEAMRPYLEEHYGNPSSVHQLGRRARVAIEESRERIAALIGAEPAEIVFTSGGTEADNLALRGVLHGTRRHLITSLAEHEAILRTAEALEEEGAAVTYLRPGPDGAVTAEQVDEAITEKTGLVSIMHTNNELGTCSPIRAIAEVCHCRGVPLHCDAVQAVGLLPVRVDELGVDLLSASAHKFYGPKGVGFLYVRRGVELRPLLHGGKQEQGRRAGTENVAAIVGMARALELAVEEQETRLAYLRQLRERLIRRLDEALGDTFVLNTPRDPERAAPHIVNIAFPPQNGEPVDGEMLLLNLDLEGVCVSSGSACTSGAVEPSHVLRAIGLPRETAGAAVRFSMGWKNTEAEIDRAVEILAAVMARLVGVLR is encoded by the coding sequence ATGCAGAAGCCGCAGATTATCTATCTGGACCATGCCGCCACGACGCCGCTCGATCCGCGCGTGCTGGAGGCGATGCGGCCGTATCTGGAGGAGCACTACGGTAACCCGTCGTCGGTACACCAGCTTGGCCGTCGGGCACGCGTGGCCATCGAGGAGAGTCGCGAGCGCATCGCCGCGCTGATCGGCGCCGAGCCGGCCGAGATCGTCTTCACCAGCGGCGGCACCGAGGCCGACAACCTGGCGCTCCGGGGCGTACTGCACGGGACGCGTCGGCACCTGATCACGTCGCTGGCCGAGCACGAGGCCATCCTGCGCACGGCCGAAGCGCTCGAAGAGGAGGGAGCGGCGGTCACTTACCTGCGGCCCGGACCCGACGGGGCCGTCACGGCCGAGCAGGTGGACGAAGCTATCACGGAGAAGACGGGGCTGGTGTCGATCATGCACACGAACAACGAGTTGGGCACCTGTTCGCCCATCCGCGCCATCGCCGAGGTGTGCCACTGCCGGGGCGTGCCGCTGCACTGCGACGCGGTGCAGGCCGTGGGTTTGCTGCCCGTGCGTGTGGACGAGCTGGGCGTCGATCTGCTTTCGGCCTCGGCGCACAAGTTCTACGGTCCCAAGGGGGTGGGCTTTCTGTACGTGCGGCGTGGTGTCGAGCTGCGGCCGCTGCTACACGGGGGCAAGCAGGAGCAGGGGCGACGGGCCGGTACCGAGAACGTGGCCGCCATCGTGGGCATGGCGCGGGCGCTGGAACTGGCCGTCGAAGAGCAGGAAACGCGCCTGGCCTATTTGCGCCAGCTCCGCGAGCGGCTGATCCGGCGACTGGACGAGGCGCTGGGCGATACGTTCGTGCTGAACACACCACGCGATCCGGAGCGGGCCGCGCCGCACATCGTCAACATCGCCTTCCCGCCGCAGAACGGCGAGCCTGTGGACGGCGAAATGCTGCTGCTCAATCTGGATCTGGAGGGCGTGTGCGTCTCGTCCGGTTCGGCCTGTACGAGCGGGGCCGTCGAACCCAGCCACGTGCTGCGGGCCATCGGGCTGCCCCGCGAGACGGCCGGAGCCGCCGTACGCTTTTCGATGGGCTGGAAAAACACCGAGGCGGAAATCGATCGGGCCGTCGAAATTCTGGCGGCTGTAATGGCCCGCCTGGTGGGCGTGCTCCGCTGA
- the fbp gene encoding class 1 fructose-bisphosphatase yields the protein METLHTRGRKVVEEFITLEQFIIDQQERFPHSTGAFSRLLRDISVAAKIVNRDIRRAGLVDIFGTTGKVNIHGEVQQKLDALAHEEFVRALKRGGECCLIGSEEHAEAIPLSANGEGDGRYIVLLDPLDGSSNVDVNVSVGTIFSIYRLPDEYETPTLEAALQPGSKQVAAGYIVYGSSTMLVYTTGNGVNGFTLDPSIGEFILSHPNIRIPKTGSIYSINEGNFNSFEEGLKRFIRWAQEEDKATGRPFSTRYIGSFVSDFHRNLLKGGIYMYPATKKNPEGKLRLMYEANPMAFIVEQAGGRASDGHRRILDIVPEKLHQRTPLFIGSEELVRTVEEFLQGKR from the coding sequence ATGGAAACACTGCATACCCGGGGACGCAAAGTCGTTGAAGAGTTCATCACGCTGGAGCAATTCATCATCGATCAACAGGAGCGCTTCCCGCATTCGACCGGAGCCTTTTCGCGGTTGTTGCGAGACATCAGCGTGGCGGCCAAGATCGTCAACCGCGACATCCGCCGGGCTGGCCTGGTGGACATCTTCGGAACCACCGGTAAGGTCAACATCCACGGCGAAGTACAGCAGAAGCTCGATGCACTGGCCCATGAAGAGTTCGTGCGGGCGCTCAAGCGGGGCGGCGAGTGCTGCCTGATCGGCTCGGAAGAACACGCCGAGGCCATTCCGCTCAGCGCCAACGGCGAGGGGGACGGCCGCTACATCGTGCTGCTCGACCCCCTCGACGGCTCCTCGAACGTGGACGTGAACGTATCGGTTGGGACGATTTTCAGCATCTATCGCCTGCCCGACGAGTACGAGACACCCACACTGGAAGCTGCTCTACAACCGGGCAGCAAGCAGGTTGCGGCCGGCTACATCGTCTACGGCTCGTCCACCATGCTGGTCTACACCACGGGCAACGGGGTCAACGGCTTCACGCTGGACCCGTCGATCGGCGAGTTCATCCTGTCGCATCCGAACATCCGCATTCCGAAGACCGGCTCGATCTACTCGATCAACGAGGGCAACTTCAACTCCTTCGAGGAAGGACTCAAGCGCTTCATCCGCTGGGCGCAGGAAGAAGACAAAGCCACGGGCCGGCCGTTCTCGACGCGCTACATCGGCTCGTTCGTGTCCGACTTTCACCGCAACCTGCTCAAGGGTGGCATCTACATGTACCCGGCCACGAAGAAGAATCCGGAGGGCAAGCTCCGGCTGATGTACGAGGCCAACCCCATGGCCTTCATTGTGGAGCAGGCGGGCGGACGCGCTTCGGACGGCCATCGGCGCATCCTGGACATTGTGCCGGAGAAGCTGCACCAGCGCACGCCGCTGTTCATTGGTAGCGAGGAGCTGGTGCGCACCGTCGAGGAATTCCTGCAGGGCAAACGCTGA
- a CDS encoding PIG-L deacetylase family protein produces the protein MRASGLFLLTGILVLVMAGSVQAQSARPLRILCIGAHPDDCDVKMGGTAALYAAMGHQVKFLSVTNGDAGHYAQGGGVLANRRRAEAEEAARRLGIAEYEVLDNHDAELVPSLEVRKQIIRKIREWQADLVFAPRPNDYHPDHRYTGQLVQDAAYLVMVPNVVPDTPPLAHNPVFLYLSDRFKKPNPFSPDIAVIIDSVVERKLDALDAHVSQFYEWLPWIDGRLAEVPADSAARREWLRAQWLRPNITQEVRLALMRWYDPEVAAQAQHVEAFEICEYGHQPTEDEIRLLFPMLGKP, from the coding sequence ATGCGCGCCTCCGGTCTGTTTCTTCTCACAGGCATTCTGGTTCTGGTAATGGCTGGATCTGTGCAGGCCCAGTCGGCTCGGCCCCTGCGCATTCTGTGCATCGGGGCGCACCCGGACGACTGCGACGTCAAAATGGGCGGCACGGCGGCGCTCTATGCCGCCATGGGCCACCAGGTGAAGTTCCTCTCGGTCACGAACGGCGACGCCGGGCACTACGCGCAGGGCGGCGGCGTGCTGGCCAATCGTCGCCGGGCCGAGGCCGAAGAGGCCGCCCGGCGGCTGGGCATCGCCGAATACGAAGTGCTCGACAACCACGACGCCGAACTGGTACCCTCGCTGGAGGTCCGCAAGCAGATCATCCGCAAGATTCGCGAGTGGCAGGCCGACCTGGTCTTTGCGCCCCGGCCCAACGACTATCATCCGGACCATCGCTATACCGGCCAGCTCGTGCAGGATGCGGCCTATCTGGTCATGGTGCCCAACGTGGTACCGGATACGCCGCCGCTTGCGCACAATCCGGTCTTCCTTTACCTGAGCGATCGCTTCAAAAAGCCCAATCCGTTTTCGCCCGACATTGCCGTGATCATCGACAGCGTGGTGGAGCGTAAGCTCGACGCGCTTGATGCGCACGTCTCGCAGTTCTACGAATGGCTACCGTGGATCGACGGGCGCCTGGCCGAAGTGCCGGCCGACTCGGCCGCGCGGCGGGAGTGGCTCCGGGCGCAATGGCTCCGGCCGAACATCACCCAGGAGGTGCGTCTGGCCCTGATGCGCTGGTACGATCCGGAGGTGGCCGCTCAGGCGCAGCATGTCGAGGCGTTCGAAATCTGCGAATACGGCCACCAGCCCACCGAGGACGAGATCCGGCTGCTGTTCCCGATGCTGGGGAAGCCGTAG
- the nagB gene encoding glucosamine-6-phosphate deaminase translates to MLVEIFPDYEALSERAYEIVATLIRRKPNCVLGFATGSTPLGLYRRLVEGCRRGQLDFSKVFTFNLDEYVGLPPSHPQSYHYFMWENLFKHININPSNVHIPNGMVDDVEAHCDWYEEQIRHAGGIDLQILGIGPNGHLAFNEPGSSLGSRTRIKTLSRATLKANARFFGSEEAVPRHAITMGIGTIMEARRLLLLASGRAKARAVRAMLEGPISAMVPATIVQLHRYAHVLLDEEAASELEYNHHDGISEPFDVH, encoded by the coding sequence ATGCTGGTCGAGATTTTTCCGGACTACGAGGCATTGAGCGAACGTGCCTACGAGATCGTCGCCACGCTCATCCGCCGCAAACCCAACTGCGTACTGGGCTTCGCCACCGGCAGCACCCCGCTGGGCCTCTACCGCCGCCTCGTCGAAGGCTGCCGCCGCGGCCAGCTCGACTTCTCCAAGGTCTTCACCTTCAACCTCGACGAATACGTGGGCCTGCCGCCCTCCCATCCCCAGAGCTATCACTACTTCATGTGGGAAAACCTCTTCAAACACATCAACATCAACCCTTCGAACGTCCACATTCCCAACGGCATGGTCGACGACGTCGAGGCGCACTGCGACTGGTACGAGGAGCAGATCCGGCACGCAGGCGGCATCGACCTGCAGATTCTGGGCATCGGTCCCAACGGCCACCTGGCCTTCAACGAGCCGGGCTCGTCGCTGGGCTCGCGCACACGCATCAAGACGCTCTCGCGGGCCACGCTTAAGGCCAACGCGCGCTTTTTCGGGAGCGAAGAGGCGGTGCCGCGCCATGCGATCACGATGGGCATCGGGACGATCATGGAAGCGCGGCGGCTGTTGCTGCTGGCCAGCGGACGGGCCAAAGCGCGCGCGGTGCGGGCGATGCTCGAAGGGCCGATTTCGGCGATGGTGCCGGCCACGATCGTGCAACTGCACCGCTACGCGCACGTGCTGCTCGACGAAGAAGCGGCCTCGGAGTTGGAGTACAACCACCACGACGGCATCTCGGAACCCTTCGACGTGCACTGA